A single Micromonospora sp. CCTCC AA 2012012 DNA region contains:
- the mqnE gene encoding aminofutalosine synthase MqnE, with protein sequence MDAGLKRELEAKVYAGERLTREDGIALYDSDDLAWLGRLAHHRRTELNGDRVMFNVNRHLNLTNVCSASCAYCSFQRKPGEKDAYTMRIDEAVRKAKEMEDEQLTELHIVNGLHPTLPWRYYPKVLRELKAALPNVKLKCFTATEVQWFEKISGLSADAILDELMDAGLESLTGGGAEIFDWEVRQHIVDHECHWEDWSRIHALAHSKGMKTPATMLYGHIEEPRHRVDHVLRLRELQDETGGFAVFIPLRYQHDFVDSADGKIRNRIQARTTMASPAESLKTFAVSRLLFDNVPHVKCFWVMHGLSVAQMSLNFGVDDLDGSVVEYKITHDADSYGTPNTMHRDDLLHLIWDAGFQPVERDTRYNVVREYDKPSSLAERRAEPQQVWA encoded by the coding sequence ATGGACGCCGGACTCAAGCGCGAGCTCGAAGCGAAGGTGTACGCGGGCGAGCGGCTGACCCGTGAGGACGGGATCGCCCTCTACGACAGCGACGACCTCGCCTGGCTGGGCCGGCTGGCGCACCACAGGCGCACCGAGCTGAACGGCGACCGGGTGATGTTCAACGTCAACCGGCACCTCAACCTGACCAACGTGTGCAGCGCGAGCTGCGCGTACTGCTCCTTCCAGCGCAAGCCGGGGGAGAAGGACGCCTACACGATGCGCATCGACGAGGCGGTCCGCAAGGCCAAGGAGATGGAGGACGAGCAGCTCACCGAGCTGCACATCGTCAACGGCCTGCACCCGACGCTGCCCTGGCGCTACTACCCCAAGGTGCTGCGCGAGCTGAAGGCCGCGCTGCCGAACGTGAAGCTCAAGTGCTTCACCGCGACCGAGGTGCAGTGGTTCGAGAAGATCAGCGGCCTCTCCGCCGACGCGATCCTCGACGAGCTGATGGACGCCGGCCTGGAGTCGCTGACCGGCGGTGGCGCCGAGATCTTCGACTGGGAGGTCCGGCAGCACATCGTCGACCACGAGTGCCACTGGGAGGACTGGTCGCGGATCCACGCGCTGGCCCACTCCAAGGGCATGAAGACCCCGGCGACGATGCTCTACGGCCACATCGAGGAGCCTCGGCACCGGGTCGACCACGTGCTGCGGCTGCGGGAGCTGCAGGACGAGACCGGCGGCTTCGCGGTCTTCATCCCGCTGCGCTACCAGCACGACTTCGTGGACTCGGCGGACGGCAAGATCCGTAACCGGATCCAGGCGCGGACCACGATGGCGTCGCCGGCCGAGTCGCTGAAGACCTTCGCGGTCTCCCGGCTGCTCTTCGACAACGTCCCGCACGTGAAGTGCTTCTGGGTGATGCACGGCCTCTCGGTCGCCCAGATGTCGCTGAACTTCGGCGTGGACGACCTCGACGGCTCCGTCGTGGAATACAAGATCACCCACGACGCCGACTCGTACGGCACCCCGAACACGATGCACCGGGACGACCTGCTGCACCTGATCTGGGACGCCGGTTTCCAGCCGGTCGAGCGGGACACCCGCTACAACGTGGTCCGGGAGTACGACAAGCCCTCCTCGCTGGCGGAGCGGCGCGCCGAGCCGCAGCAGGTCTGGGCCTGA
- a CDS encoding DUF4229 domain-containing protein: MSAAVKYTLGRIGLFVAVLAALWFVEMNMFLRLMLALAFSAALSFFLLKGWRDEMAGEMAEASERRRAEKEQLRSALAGDDQPTEDGPGERQG; encoded by the coding sequence GTGAGTGCGGCGGTCAAGTACACGCTGGGCCGGATCGGGCTGTTCGTCGCCGTGCTGGCGGCCCTCTGGTTCGTCGAGATGAACATGTTCCTCCGGCTGATGCTGGCGCTGGCGTTCTCCGCCGCGCTGTCGTTCTTCCTGCTCAAGGGCTGGCGCGACGAGATGGCCGGCGAGATGGCCGAGGCCTCGGAGCGGCGGCGTGCCGAGAAGGAGCAGCTGCGCTCCGCGCTGGCCGGCGACGACCAGCCCACCGAGGACGGGCCGGGCGAGCGCCAAGGTTGA
- a CDS encoding C40 family peptidase, whose protein sequence is MVDRQHGRRQARRRSPVISPVLRPALWSALLGAVAAAALATPAWAEPPLPDRVPDTGVRPVVTGSLRLPGSVPARPGALPGGVTGIPGGVPGLPGGVTGIPGAPAGPVAPVNPADGPLIAQITAADALVDQLGDDLVRIKGERDEAQAQLIVAGGELQRAQEALAKAQENARTAATDAVKAAAALPPGEFGADLRDLNTLQRIARGDRAEGGTTAADGEVARATAAEKIAREAYAAAQLRVRTKVQEFTRAETDLHRQEATLLKLRKDNAAQLVEIEKRQDAAEQQIGTSYVSSQGVSGLVADPKALAAVRYALAQLGDPYLWAAEGPNRFDCSGLMLASYESAGYHDLPRVSRDQYYATRARTVDPTALLPGDLLFFASGSSWTSIHHVAMYIGGGRMVEAPRTGDVVKISVVRWTRLYAATRVIGGVPAPATPARPIPLPTPTTGTPKPSTTPTPSATPKPTRTATPKPTRTATPKPTGTTPSPTKSPSPSTSPTPSTSPSPSPTPSTSPSSAPSSATSTEPSPTTSSAAPSDSTSAAASEAASGSPSASS, encoded by the coding sequence ATGGTCGACAGGCAGCACGGGCGGCGGCAGGCACGACGACGGAGCCCGGTGATCTCGCCGGTGCTGCGTCCGGCGCTCTGGTCCGCACTGCTCGGCGCCGTCGCCGCGGCCGCCCTCGCCACCCCGGCCTGGGCCGAGCCGCCGCTGCCCGACCGGGTCCCCGACACCGGCGTCCGGCCCGTCGTCACCGGGAGCCTGCGACTGCCCGGCTCCGTCCCGGCCCGCCCCGGCGCTCTCCCCGGCGGCGTCACCGGCATCCCGGGTGGCGTCCCCGGACTGCCCGGCGGCGTCACCGGCATCCCCGGTGCCCCGGCCGGCCCGGTCGCGCCGGTCAACCCCGCCGACGGTCCGCTGATCGCGCAGATCACCGCCGCCGACGCGCTGGTCGACCAGCTCGGCGACGACCTGGTCCGGATCAAGGGGGAACGCGACGAGGCACAGGCGCAGCTCATCGTCGCCGGTGGCGAGCTGCAACGGGCCCAGGAGGCGCTCGCCAAGGCCCAGGAGAACGCCAGGACCGCCGCCACCGACGCGGTCAAGGCCGCCGCCGCGCTCCCGCCCGGCGAGTTCGGCGCCGACCTGCGCGACCTGAACACGCTCCAGCGGATCGCCCGTGGCGACCGGGCCGAGGGCGGCACCACCGCGGCCGACGGGGAGGTCGCCCGGGCCACCGCCGCCGAGAAGATCGCCCGCGAGGCGTACGCCGCCGCGCAGCTGCGCGTCCGGACCAAGGTGCAGGAGTTCACCCGCGCCGAGACCGACCTGCACCGGCAGGAGGCGACGCTGCTCAAGCTGCGCAAGGACAACGCGGCGCAGCTCGTCGAGATCGAGAAGCGGCAGGACGCCGCCGAGCAGCAGATCGGCACGTCGTACGTCAGCAGCCAGGGCGTCAGCGGGCTGGTCGCCGACCCGAAGGCCCTCGCCGCCGTCCGGTACGCCCTCGCCCAGCTCGGCGACCCCTACCTGTGGGCGGCGGAGGGACCGAACCGGTTCGACTGCTCCGGCCTGATGCTGGCCTCCTACGAGTCCGCCGGCTACCACGACCTGCCCCGCGTCTCCCGCGACCAGTACTACGCCACCCGCGCCCGGACGGTCGACCCGACCGCCCTGCTCCCGGGAGACCTGCTCTTCTTCGCCTCCGGCAGCAGCTGGACCTCGATCCACCACGTCGCCATGTACATCGGCGGCGGTCGGATGGTCGAGGCGCCCCGGACCGGCGACGTCGTCAAGATCTCGGTGGTCCGCTGGACCCGGCTCTACGCCGCCACCCGGGTCATCGGCGGGGTGCCCGCCCCGGCCACCCCGGCCCGGCCGATCCCGCTGCCCACGCCCACGACCGGTACGCCGAAGCCGAGCACGACGCCCACGCCGAGCGCGACGCCCAAGCCCACGAGGACGGCCACCCCGAAGCCGACCCGGACGGCGACCCCGAAGCCCACCGGCACCACGCCGAGCCCGACGAAGAGCCCCTCCCCGAGCACCTCGCCGACGCCCAGCACCTCGCCGTCACCGTCGCCGACCCCGTCGACCTCGCCGTCGTCGGCCCCCAGCTCGGCGACCAGCACCGAGCCCAGCCCGACCACCAGCAGCGCGGCCCCGTCCGACAGCACCTCCGCGGCGGCGTCCGAGGCCGCCTCGGGCAGCCCGAGCGCCAGCAGCTGA
- a CDS encoding putative glycolipid-binding domain-containing protein: protein MPKSLFWSRTDTAGAEHVSFDDRQGLTARGTVLAADPVPYTCRYQLTTGPDWATTRLEVEAEGAGWSRSVRLERAGDGWRVRTGEEGDLDAALRAAGHPPAGLPGTDDPDRLADALDVDLGGSPLFNTLPVRRLGLARGPADQPRRLTVAWVLVPSLVVVPAEQVYSSLGPARVRFASDTFTADLDVDPEGFVVRYPGLAERAAPR, encoded by the coding sequence ATGCCGAAGTCCCTCTTCTGGAGCCGGACGGACACCGCCGGGGCGGAGCACGTCAGCTTCGACGACCGTCAGGGGTTGACCGCGCGGGGCACCGTGCTGGCCGCCGACCCGGTCCCGTACACCTGCCGCTACCAGCTGACGACCGGGCCGGACTGGGCCACCACCCGGCTGGAGGTGGAGGCCGAGGGGGCGGGCTGGTCGCGGAGCGTACGGCTGGAACGCGCCGGGGACGGCTGGCGGGTGCGGACCGGCGAGGAGGGTGACCTGGACGCGGCCCTGCGGGCGGCCGGGCACCCGCCGGCCGGCCTGCCCGGCACCGACGACCCGGACCGGCTGGCCGACGCCCTCGACGTGGACCTGGGCGGTTCGCCGCTGTTCAACACCCTGCCGGTACGCCGGCTCGGGCTGGCCCGCGGCCCCGCCGACCAGCCCCGCCGGCTCACCGTGGCGTGGGTGCTGGTGCCGAGCCTGGTGGTGGTCCCCGCCGAGCAGGTCTATTCGTCGCTCGGTCCGGCCCGGGTACGGTTCGCCAGCGACACCTTCACCGCCGACCTGGACGTGGACCCGGAGGGCTTCGTGGTGCGCTACCCGGGTCTGGCCGAGCGGGCCGCCCCGCGCTGA
- a CDS encoding DEAD/DEAH box helicase, protein MTTFAEPSTSPSVHDTPVEHSADAPDFASLGLPQPVVAALARQGITTPFEIQRATVPDALAGRDVLGRGQTGSGKTLAFGLPVIARLAERNRARPLHPRALVLVPTRELAMQVNDALMPLGKAVGIFLKTAVGGVPYDRQIDALRRGVEIIVATPGRLGDLIARGVCKLDDIEITVLDEADQMADMGFLPEVTELLSKTPAESQRLLFSATLDGDVDSLVKRFMTDPVTHSTAPSTASVSTMDHHLLLIPPHDKFAVAASIAARSGRTMLFARTQLGVDRLVEQLAAVGVRAGGLHGGKTQRMRTKTLAEFKEGRMNVLVATDVAARGIHVDGVTLVLHVDPPKDPKDYLHRAGRTARAGESGAVATLVLPKQRRTTLAMLEKAGVEPAQTKVRAGDPTLAELTGAREPSGVPVREEPQEQRRYGDRPSGPRRFGDRDGRGERRYGDRPSGDRGSFGERRFGDRDRGEQRFGRPSGERRFDDRPAADRGDRQYGDRPAGERRFGDRPTGERRFGDRPTGERRFGDRPTGGRSFGDRDARGERRFEDRPQADRRFGDRPADDRRFGDRDARGERPFGERGGDFRPADRRGGFRAEGRGRDDRPRDDRRGFGGRPPARTH, encoded by the coding sequence TTGACCACCTTCGCTGAGCCCAGCACGTCCCCGTCCGTCCACGACACTCCGGTGGAGCACTCCGCCGACGCCCCCGACTTCGCCTCCCTCGGGCTGCCCCAGCCGGTGGTGGCGGCGCTCGCCCGGCAGGGCATCACCACCCCCTTCGAGATCCAGCGGGCCACCGTCCCGGACGCCCTCGCCGGCCGCGACGTGCTCGGCCGGGGCCAGACCGGCTCCGGCAAGACGCTCGCCTTCGGCCTGCCGGTGATCGCCCGCCTCGCGGAGCGCAACCGGGCCCGGCCGCTGCACCCGCGCGCCCTCGTCCTGGTCCCCACCCGGGAACTCGCGATGCAGGTCAACGACGCGCTGATGCCGCTCGGCAAGGCCGTCGGCATCTTCCTCAAGACCGCCGTCGGCGGCGTGCCGTACGACCGGCAGATCGACGCGCTCCGCCGGGGCGTGGAGATCATCGTGGCCACCCCGGGTCGGCTCGGTGACCTGATCGCCCGGGGCGTCTGCAAGCTCGACGACATCGAGATCACCGTGCTCGACGAGGCCGACCAGATGGCCGACATGGGCTTCCTGCCCGAGGTGACCGAGCTGCTGTCGAAGACGCCGGCCGAGAGCCAGCGGCTGCTCTTCTCGGCCACCCTGGACGGTGACGTCGACTCGCTGGTCAAGCGGTTCATGACCGACCCGGTCACCCACTCGACCGCCCCGTCGACGGCGTCCGTCTCCACGATGGACCACCACCTGCTGCTGATCCCGCCGCACGACAAGTTCGCCGTGGCGGCCTCGATCGCGGCCCGCTCCGGCCGGACCATGCTCTTCGCCCGTACGCAGCTCGGCGTCGACCGGCTCGTCGAGCAGCTCGCCGCGGTGGGCGTACGCGCCGGTGGGCTGCACGGCGGCAAGACCCAGCGGATGCGCACCAAGACCCTCGCCGAGTTCAAGGAGGGCCGGATGAACGTGCTGGTCGCCACCGACGTGGCGGCTCGGGGCATCCACGTCGACGGGGTCACCCTGGTGCTGCACGTGGACCCGCCGAAGGACCCGAAGGACTACCTGCACCGGGCGGGGCGTACGGCCCGGGCCGGCGAGTCGGGTGCGGTGGCGACCCTGGTGCTGCCGAAGCAGCGCCGTACCACCCTCGCCATGCTGGAGAAGGCCGGTGTCGAGCCGGCGCAGACCAAGGTCCGGGCCGGCGACCCGACGTTGGCCGAGCTGACCGGTGCCCGGGAGCCCAGTGGGGTGCCGGTCCGCGAGGAGCCGCAGGAGCAGCGCCGGTACGGCGACCGGCCGTCCGGCCCGCGTCGCTTCGGTGACCGGGACGGCCGTGGCGAGCGCCGGTACGGCGACCGCCCGTCCGGCGACCGCGGCTCGTTCGGCGAGCGGCGCTTCGGCGACCGGGACCGGGGCGAGCAGCGCTTCGGCCGCCCGTCGGGTGAGCGGCGTTTCGACGACCGGCCCGCCGCCGACCGGGGCGACCGGCAGTACGGCGACCGCCCGGCCGGTGAGCGGCGCTTCGGTGACCGCCCGACGGGTGAGCGGCGCTTCGGTGACCGCCCGACGGGTGAGCGGCGCTTCGGCGACCGCCCGACGGGTGGCCGGAGCTTCGGTGACCGGGACGCGCGCGGCGAGCGACGCTTCGAGGACCGGCCGCAGGCCGACCGGCGGTTCGGTGACCGCCCGGCCGACGACCGGCGGTTCGGCGACCGGGACGCGCGGGGCGAGCGCCCGTTCGGCGAGCGGGGCGGCGACTTCCGTCCGGCGGACCGCCGGGGCGGGTTCCGCGCCGAGGGGCGGGGCCGGGACGACCGGCCGCGCGACGACCGGCGGGGCTTCGGCGGGCGACCGCCGGCGCGTACCCACTGA